The proteins below come from a single Thermogemmatispora onikobensis genomic window:
- a CDS encoding metallophosphoesterase family protein, whose product MEHVIGVLSDTHIPRFKALPEVLWRHFAGVELIIHAGDLSVLSVVSELETIAPVVAVQGNVESDEVRRALPLKRELVIGGCRIGVVHILSPDGARRGRSEDVARLEAARREFPRARCVIFGHTHVPYLCQRDGLLLFNPGSATDRRSQPVCTIGRLYIEDASGSPRGEIIPLASSTC is encoded by the coding sequence ATGGAACACGTCATCGGCGTCCTGTCGGATACCCATATTCCGCGCTTCAAAGCTTTGCCCGAGGTCCTCTGGCGCCATTTTGCCGGTGTCGAACTGATCATTCATGCCGGGGATCTCTCGGTGCTCTCCGTCGTCAGTGAGCTAGAGACCATCGCGCCCGTCGTCGCTGTGCAGGGCAACGTCGAGAGTGACGAAGTGCGGCGTGCGCTGCCCCTCAAGCGCGAGCTGGTGATCGGCGGCTGCCGCATTGGCGTGGTCCACATCCTCAGCCCGGATGGCGCGCGACGAGGGCGCAGTGAGGATGTGGCGCGTCTGGAGGCGGCCCGTCGGGAGTTCCCGCGGGCGCGCTGTGTGATCTTCGGTCATACCCACGTTCCCTATCTCTGTCAACGGGACGGGCTGCTGCTCTTCAATCCTGGCAGCGCTACCGATCGGCGCAGTCAGCCAGTCTGCACGATTGGCCGTCTCTACATTGAAGACGCCAGCGGTAGCCCGCGTGGGGAAATCATCCCCCTTGCCTCCTCTACCTGCTGA
- a CDS encoding ABC transporter substrate-binding protein yields the protein MVTKRFFFACILILLAGLPILAGCAGSSTGSSSGGLKAGPGVDLNKKTITLGILSPYSGPVAGPVGIPIANGVKAFFYHVNDHGGINGFKVQFVEQDTQYSPQLEVQKYNQIRNQVLMIADSLGTQPTFAIKDLAAADHMLVSAATLSSALAREKYLILVGTPYRLQVENAFDYIVNKLGVKNPATAIIYQNDDYGQDGLTGYREAVSAYHLHDVAQVSFAVNDTDFTAQVAQLKASGAKYVFMTTLPTATATIIATAYKLGYNPQWILQSPAFSIQLLAVPALKPLISRAWVVSQGAAWGDTSVPGMKQMLEDQAKYFPKQQPDGYFEFGYAESYVTYAILKKAMENGDLTRDGLFRAFESLQSVDMGGLLPPAHYGSTPDQRVPTRDSVIYQVDATQPAGVKPLSSDFTGVAASQSHF from the coding sequence ATGGTTACTAAACGTTTCTTCTTTGCCTGTATACTCATCCTCCTGGCCGGTCTACCGATCCTTGCGGGCTGCGCGGGCAGCAGCACGGGCAGTAGCTCGGGTGGCCTCAAGGCGGGACCAGGCGTCGATCTCAACAAGAAGACGATCACGCTAGGCATTCTCTCGCCCTACTCGGGACCGGTGGCCGGGCCGGTCGGCATCCCGATCGCCAATGGGGTGAAAGCTTTCTTCTATCATGTCAATGACCACGGCGGCATTAACGGCTTCAAGGTCCAGTTCGTTGAACAGGATACGCAGTATAGCCCGCAGCTGGAGGTGCAGAAGTATAACCAGATTCGCAACCAGGTGCTGATGATCGCCGACAGCCTCGGGACGCAGCCGACTTTTGCCATCAAGGATCTGGCGGCTGCCGACCACATGCTGGTCTCGGCGGCAACCCTCTCATCGGCGCTGGCGCGTGAGAAATATCTGATCCTGGTTGGCACACCTTACCGTCTGCAGGTCGAGAATGCCTTTGACTACATCGTCAACAAGCTGGGCGTCAAGAATCCGGCCACGGCCATCATTTACCAGAACGATGACTATGGCCAGGATGGGCTGACAGGCTATCGTGAAGCCGTGAGCGCTTACCATCTGCACGACGTCGCCCAGGTCTCCTTTGCGGTCAATGATACGGATTTCACCGCTCAGGTGGCGCAGCTGAAGGCTTCTGGTGCGAAGTACGTCTTTATGACAACGCTGCCAACGGCGACAGCGACCATTATCGCTACAGCCTACAAGCTGGGCTACAATCCGCAGTGGATTCTGCAAAGCCCGGCCTTCTCGATTCAGCTGCTGGCGGTGCCGGCGCTCAAGCCCTTGATCAGCCGGGCCTGGGTCGTCTCGCAGGGAGCGGCCTGGGGCGATACGAGCGTGCCAGGGATGAAGCAGATGTTGGAGGACCAGGCCAAGTATTTCCCGAAGCAGCAGCCCGATGGCTACTTCGAGTTTGGCTATGCCGAGTCCTACGTGACCTACGCCATCCTGAAGAAGGCAATGGAGAACGGTGATCTGACACGCGATGGCCTCTTCCGCGCTTTCGAGTCGCTGCAGTCGGTGGATATGGGTGGCTTGCTGCCGCCGGCGCACTATGGCTCGACGCCCGACCAGCGTGTGCCAACGCGCGATTCGGTGATCTACCAGGTTGATGCTACCCAGCCTGCCGGTGTTAAGCCGCTCTCGTCAGATTTCACTGGGGTGGCCGCCAGCCAGTCTCATTTCTAA
- the serS gene encoding serine--tRNA ligase has translation MFFVLDLGFIRNHPELVKEAVRLKQSDFDVDQFLALDRQVLELQHQVEMLRAEQNQLSKRIGQAGKDKELRESLIVQGKQLAARLKELEPQLEALSEQRQQLLYLVPQIPDPSAPVGTSEEDNVPVRYWGEKPQFDFPLLDHYTLMQKLDLVDMERAAKIAGSRSYVLKGDAARLELALLHFAFDRIAAKGFTPLIVPAMAREFCFIGNGQFPRGRDQVYALEGEDTFLVGTAEVSITGMFKDEILSYEELPLTFVGFCPCFRKEAGTYGKDTRGVFRVHQFNKVEQYVICEASHEESVRWHEQLIHNAEELVQALEIPYRVVNVCTGDMGDGKVGMYDLECWVPSEGRYRETHSCSYFHDWQARRVNIRYRDRDGKVKFVHTLNNTAIASPRILIPLLENHQQPDGSVRIPEALRPYLGGQEVLRARH, from the coding sequence ATGTTTTTCGTGCTGGATCTTGGCTTCATTCGCAATCATCCAGAGCTTGTCAAAGAGGCTGTACGCCTCAAGCAGAGCGATTTTGATGTCGACCAGTTTCTGGCCCTTGACCGCCAGGTCCTCGAACTGCAGCATCAGGTCGAGATGCTGCGGGCAGAGCAGAACCAGCTTTCGAAGCGCATCGGACAGGCCGGCAAAGACAAGGAGCTGCGCGAGTCCCTCATCGTCCAGGGCAAACAGCTGGCGGCACGCCTCAAGGAACTGGAGCCGCAGCTGGAGGCTCTCAGCGAGCAGCGCCAGCAGCTCCTCTACCTGGTGCCGCAGATTCCTGATCCCTCGGCTCCAGTCGGCACGAGCGAAGAGGACAACGTCCCAGTGCGCTATTGGGGAGAGAAGCCACAGTTCGACTTCCCGCTGCTGGACCACTATACGCTGATGCAGAAGCTGGACCTGGTCGACATGGAGCGCGCGGCAAAAATCGCCGGCTCGCGCAGCTATGTGCTCAAAGGCGATGCCGCTCGTCTTGAGCTGGCCCTCTTGCACTTCGCTTTCGATCGCATCGCCGCCAAGGGCTTTACGCCCCTGATCGTGCCGGCGATGGCGCGCGAGTTCTGTTTCATCGGCAACGGCCAGTTTCCGCGTGGACGGGACCAGGTCTATGCCCTGGAAGGCGAGGACACTTTCCTTGTGGGAACCGCCGAGGTCTCGATTACGGGCATGTTCAAGGACGAGATTCTTAGCTACGAGGAGCTGCCCCTGACCTTTGTCGGCTTCTGCCCCTGCTTCCGCAAAGAGGCCGGCACCTATGGCAAGGACACGCGCGGCGTCTTCCGCGTCCATCAGTTCAACAAGGTCGAGCAGTATGTGATCTGCGAAGCCTCACACGAGGAGTCGGTGCGCTGGCACGAGCAGCTGATCCACAACGCCGAGGAGCTGGTTCAGGCCCTGGAGATCCCCTATCGCGTGGTCAATGTCTGCACCGGTGACATGGGCGATGGCAAGGTCGGCATGTACGATCTGGAATGCTGGGTTCCCAGCGAGGGCCGCTATCGCGAGACGCACTCTTGCTCGTACTTCCACGACTGGCAGGCGCGGCGCGTCAATATTCGCTACCGCGATCGCGACGGCAAGGTGAAGTTCGTGCACACGCTCAATAACACGGCCATTGCATCGCCGCGCATCCTGATCCCGCTGCTGGAAAACCATCAGCAGCCCGATGGCTCGGTACGCATTCCCGAGGCCCTGCGCCCCTATCTGGGCGGCCAGGAGGTGCTGCGGGCACGCCACTGA
- a CDS encoding iron-sulfur cluster assembly protein: MPQINEAEVIEALRECYDPEIPVNIYDLGLVYGIDINQETGHVHIKMTLTSMGCPLVGDVMSEVEMRVSQVEHVKSCDVEMTFDPPWTPDRMSEDAKWELGLI, from the coding sequence ATGCCCCAGATCAATGAGGCCGAGGTAATCGAGGCCCTGCGGGAATGTTACGATCCAGAGATTCCCGTCAATATCTACGACCTCGGCCTGGTCTATGGGATCGATATCAATCAGGAAACAGGCCACGTGCATATTAAGATGACGCTGACATCAATGGGGTGCCCATTGGTGGGCGACGTGATGTCTGAGGTCGAGATGCGCGTCAGCCAGGTCGAGCATGTCAAGTCATGCGATGTGGAGATGACCTTTGATCCTCCCTGGACGCCTGACCGCATGAGCGAAGATGCAAAGTGGGAGCTGGGTTTGATCTAG
- a CDS encoding metallophosphoesterase family protein — translation MRIAIISDIHGNQVALEAVLEDLRRQPAIDQLVIAGDLCLNGPRPREVLTIVQQLGCPVIKGNVDEEVVSTAPEKGRKKQSTVAWTREQIGPEGIAYLRDLPFSYRVTNPNGSDVLVVHANPRNLEDAIPPHASDQELERLLDGLDEQIGALAFGHLHIAYLRRWRRLLLLDAASCGLPRDGDQRAAYGILSWQGNDWEGEIRRVPYDLETVVAQIRTSGMPHPERRINILLAAHY, via the coding sequence ATGCGCATTGCCATTATCTCTGATATTCATGGGAATCAGGTGGCCCTGGAGGCCGTACTGGAAGATCTGCGCCGCCAGCCAGCAATCGATCAGCTAGTCATCGCTGGCGACCTCTGCTTGAATGGCCCGCGCCCTCGTGAGGTGCTCACGATTGTCCAGCAGCTCGGCTGCCCGGTCATTAAAGGCAACGTCGATGAGGAGGTGGTCAGCACCGCCCCCGAGAAAGGGCGCAAAAAACAGAGCACCGTAGCCTGGACGCGCGAGCAGATCGGACCGGAAGGCATCGCCTACCTGCGCGACCTGCCTTTCTCGTACCGCGTGACCAATCCCAATGGCAGCGATGTCCTGGTCGTGCACGCCAACCCGCGCAATTTGGAGGACGCCATCCCTCCTCACGCCTCCGATCAGGAGCTGGAGCGCTTGCTCGACGGCCTGGATGAGCAGATTGGCGCCCTGGCCTTCGGCCACCTGCATATCGCTTACCTGCGACGCTGGCGGCGACTGTTGCTGTTAGATGCGGCCAGCTGCGGCCTGCCACGCGATGGAGATCAGCGCGCCGCCTACGGCATTCTTAGCTGGCAAGGCAACGACTGGGAGGGGGAGATCCGCCGCGTGCCCTACGATCTGGAGACCGTCGTCGCTCAGATCCGCACCAGCGGCATGCCCCATCCCGAGCGGCGCATCAACATCCTGCTGGCGGCCCACTACTGA
- a CDS encoding LamG-like jellyroll fold domain-containing protein, which translates to MVRHCEFCYAAVPADYTTCPVCGGALRASRGEPGPPAPPGGQSATPMSAAPRRLSHFHRSEFSKKSSFSLSRTLRLGFVLMLFLFLTGLGLLIYGGIYHPAQLRAGATATVSAALTALTQSTAQAHAHATATAITQAHATATAAAQATVVAAATVTAQQATYTAATQGAPTLVDPLTGQNGNLWTLDSNLREGCLFSGSSLHSIVSSDHVFVPCLALATSFANFTLQVHMRLARGDGGGLVFRANAGSGTGYLFFVGSDGNYSLMLSDGTQANALVGGPTPAIHTAPGQDNLLTVIARGSSILLYVNKQYVGSAQDTSFSTGQIGVFAIDLGHVTDAAFSQLQVWSR; encoded by the coding sequence ATGGTCAGGCACTGTGAGTTTTGCTACGCAGCGGTGCCCGCGGATTACACCACGTGCCCTGTCTGCGGAGGGGCGCTAAGGGCGAGCCGGGGCGAGCCAGGCCCTCCGGCCCCACCTGGTGGACAGTCAGCGACGCCGATGTCGGCGGCGCCGCGGCGCCTATCCCATTTTCACCGCAGCGAGTTCTCGAAGAAGAGCAGCTTTTCGCTGTCGCGCACGCTGCGGCTCGGCTTCGTCTTGATGCTTTTCCTGTTTCTGACAGGGTTGGGCCTGCTCATCTACGGCGGCATCTACCATCCAGCCCAACTGCGAGCGGGGGCCACGGCTACAGTCAGCGCTGCTTTGACGGCCCTCACGCAGAGTACTGCCCAGGCGCATGCCCACGCCACAGCAACAGCCATTACCCAGGCTCATGCTACGGCCACCGCTGCCGCCCAGGCGACCGTCGTTGCTGCTGCTACGGTCACCGCCCAGCAGGCCACCTACACAGCGGCCACGCAAGGAGCACCAACCCTGGTCGATCCTTTGACCGGGCAGAACGGCAATCTGTGGACCCTGGATAGCAACCTGCGCGAGGGCTGCCTCTTCTCCGGCTCTAGCTTGCATTCGATCGTCTCCAGCGACCATGTCTTCGTCCCTTGCCTGGCATTGGCTACGAGCTTTGCCAACTTCACGCTGCAGGTTCACATGCGCCTGGCGCGAGGCGATGGCGGCGGCCTGGTCTTCCGCGCGAACGCGGGTAGCGGCACCGGCTATCTCTTCTTCGTTGGCAGCGATGGGAACTATAGCCTCATGCTCTCCGATGGGACCCAGGCGAACGCTCTGGTGGGTGGCCCAACGCCAGCTATCCATACGGCGCCTGGCCAGGATAACTTGCTGACGGTGATCGCCCGCGGCTCATCAATCCTTCTCTATGTTAATAAGCAATACGTGGGCAGCGCCCAGGATACGAGCTTTAGCACGGGACAGATCGGGGTCTTCGCCATTGATCTTGGCCATGTGACCGATGCTGCTTTTTCCCAGCTCCAGGTCTGGTCGCGCTAA
- a CDS encoding zinc ribbon domain-containing protein gives MQCQICKAELPAGARVCPACGAPTPYNVLEPEKEQTSSSTFGSPDDTLIKHRSERSEESTGVEDSERTLRAPYSEPTVRAPSRWQQPPPVPASAEGEASAQPGAAQASASGDAHPHADAAAGATPTASPASGPAAAPAPPSQPSSVAPVPPPRDVATSYGWVPPSASSGSPSYPGLSGTVPPSPAQFQTAGAAPPPTAGSPPQPASQVSQSGILTPPGPGYPPAAAPQPGPLSPSGVSYPGYPPSFFPPGPASAAGPNREAGAALPQQSQPGWPWYSQQPAPGAPAPGTGPGFPPAPSAPGQARGGRSTLLLILAILLICVMILLGSTVYLGVIRPGQEHAAATATAQSATALARSHQTATAVAQANATATVTALQDNPQAFYSYVTSQTPQVNDSLASQSASNWDDTRNNDGSGCQFNNGALHILTTTSTPAWACAANASTYHNLAFQVDMTMVKGDKSGLQTMAGLVFRLNENASSFYSFTISPSGAYLLSKVNNGNVTYLSEGVSSAINANLGESNTLTVIAQENTLMLFVNQHYLSTAHDSTLTSGMVGLIALNAGKISADAAFQNAKIWRL, from the coding sequence ATGCAATGCCAGATCTGCAAGGCCGAGCTGCCCGCGGGGGCACGGGTCTGCCCAGCCTGTGGCGCTCCTACTCCTTACAATGTGCTGGAGCCAGAGAAGGAGCAGACCTCGTCTTCTACGTTCGGCAGCCCAGATGATACGCTGATTAAGCACCGCTCCGAGAGGAGCGAAGAGTCGACTGGCGTCGAGGATAGCGAGCGCACCTTGCGCGCTCCCTACAGCGAGCCTACGGTACGAGCGCCTTCGCGCTGGCAGCAACCGCCGCCAGTGCCGGCCAGTGCCGAAGGGGAAGCGTCTGCCCAGCCGGGCGCGGCTCAAGCTTCGGCTTCGGGAGATGCGCATCCTCACGCCGATGCGGCAGCGGGTGCGACGCCAACGGCATCGCCAGCCAGCGGGCCAGCTGCGGCCCCTGCCCCCCCCTCTCAGCCCAGCAGTGTAGCGCCGGTCCCGCCGCCACGGGATGTGGCTACCAGCTATGGGTGGGTGCCGCCATCTGCCAGCTCTGGCAGTCCCTCCTATCCTGGCCTGAGCGGCACTGTTCCGCCCTCGCCCGCTCAATTCCAGACAGCGGGGGCCGCGCCGCCCCCAACCGCTGGTTCCCCGCCTCAGCCGGCCAGCCAGGTTAGCCAGAGTGGTATCTTAACGCCTCCTGGACCTGGCTATCCGCCCGCAGCAGCTCCGCAGCCAGGGCCTCTCAGTCCTTCTGGCGTCTCCTATCCTGGCTATCCACCTTCATTCTTCCCGCCCGGCCCAGCGAGTGCAGCAGGTCCTAACAGAGAGGCGGGCGCCGCCCTCCCTCAACAGAGTCAGCCTGGCTGGCCGTGGTATTCACAGCAACCAGCCCCTGGAGCACCCGCACCAGGAACAGGCCCGGGCTTTCCCCCCGCTCCCTCTGCGCCAGGACAGGCCAGAGGAGGCCGGTCTACGTTGCTACTCATTCTGGCCATCTTGCTGATTTGTGTCATGATCCTGCTTGGGAGTACCGTCTACCTCGGCGTCATCCGCCCAGGCCAGGAGCATGCCGCCGCCACGGCCACGGCTCAGAGTGCCACAGCCCTCGCTCGCAGCCACCAGACGGCGACAGCCGTTGCTCAGGCGAATGCCACGGCCACGGTGACTGCTCTGCAGGACAATCCCCAGGCGTTCTATAGCTATGTCACCTCGCAGACTCCCCAGGTGAATGACTCGCTGGCCAGCCAGAGCGCCAGCAACTGGGATGATACACGCAATAACGATGGCAGCGGCTGCCAGTTCAACAATGGCGCTCTGCATATCCTGACTACTACCAGCACCCCGGCCTGGGCCTGCGCTGCCAACGCCTCGACGTACCACAATCTGGCCTTCCAGGTTGATATGACGATGGTCAAGGGCGATAAGAGCGGCCTTCAAACTATGGCGGGCCTGGTCTTCCGCCTTAATGAGAACGCGAGCAGCTTCTATAGCTTCACCATCAGCCCCAGCGGTGCCTACCTGTTGAGTAAAGTCAATAACGGGAATGTCACCTATCTCTCTGAGGGCGTCAGCTCCGCCATTAACGCCAATCTCGGCGAGAGTAATACCCTGACCGTCATCGCCCAGGAGAATACGCTCATGCTGTTCGTGAACCAGCACTACCTTTCTACGGCTCACGACAGCACCTTGACGAGCGGAATGGTCGGTCTGATTGCGCTGAACGCCGGCAAGATCTCCGCCGACGCTGCCTTCCAGAATGCGAAAATCTGGCGGCTGTAG